The Mustela erminea isolate mMusErm1 chromosome 10, mMusErm1.Pri, whole genome shotgun sequence genomic sequence ATCTCTAAGGGGGAtaggaaaaaaagtgtttatgaAGCACAGAAGGAGGGACCATCTGTGCCGGGGAGGTCTTAGAAAAGGCAAAGGTGGCAACGGGGGAAGGGGAGGCTTTCCGGGAAGACAgaatgcatgtgtgtgagtgtgaatcCGTGTCTGTGACCATGACCGTGTGTCCAGCCATGGCTAGGTATGGGTCTGAGTGTGTACCTGTTTACAAGAGCTTGCTCACAGATTAATGTATGTACAAGCAGTTCTGTCAGTGTGGAATCAGTGAACCTGAATATAAAGAAGAATGTGTCTGGAACCACACACACCTTGGCAGAATCTGACCTGCCCTGCtaccttccctcttttccttctcccccccaAAACGGGTACCTGGTACCAGTGGTAACCAGAGATACCAGTGGCTTCCCACTGCAGTAATTGTCTCAGGAGCTATGGTGATTAGACTCACTGGGTTTCTCATTCTGTCAATCTGAATGTGCAGCAGCCTAACAGAGCCAGCTAGCTTACGTGAGCAGGGGTGAGGTGGAAAGTACAGTTATCTGTGGGTGCACATCTGTGTACACTTCTGGCTATGTTGAATGCTTAGCATTGCTGCTCTTAGCCAGACTGGGGAAATCTCCTTTTTCCCTTCATCTTCACCACCTTGGGGAGTTCACCCACTCACCTGTTTCCACTGCCACCTAAATGGGGCTGGCTTTTGCCTCCACTTAAGTGTCCTGGGGATATCTAAAACGTACTTCTGTGCTGGGGTTGAGCAGAGGCAAGGCTGGAAAGTGTTGGTGCCCATTTTCCTTGGAGACACTTCCtactctcccccccacccccaccccattcctggCCAGGCATCTCACATAAGCTGAAAAATGTGTGCAAAGGCAAACAGGACTGGTGGTAGCCATGAGGGTCACTCCCAGGGGTAGGCTGATCAATCCTCTCCCCTGATGATAAAAACTGTTTTTAGagcaaaattgaaaaagaaagaaaaacaagggctCCTCTCTCCACAAATGTTCCCCCAGGAGTTACTGAGGTGGGGAATAAGGCTAcaacattcttttatttcttttaagcttACACAATCAAAAAAGCTAAAATGATTGCAAATAATACATAGTCAGTGAAGACTAACAGTATATCTATAAAGTGGTAAAGTAATTGAACTAGATTTTCCCTTTTGTTAGAAGGCATATAAATTCAGGGCCATGGGGTCATGTAAGGCAAAGGCATAATGTACTGCGATACACTGGAGATTTGTGTGGGTTTACACCCGGCCCAATGCACTGCCTCACAGCTAAATATTCAGATGGTAAAATAAGCCAAAATGAACCACAATAATCAACACATGTAATTTtaacttgaatgaatgaagggcagaaagaaaaacaaacatatttagaAAAGTAGGATGGTCTCGTGGTACAGTGCTCTCTGAAATTACAATTCCTGGATTCTTTTCCCAGTTCCACCAATGACTTAATCTATTGAAAAggttccttgtttttttgttttgtttttttttttaaatcatatattggAAAATTAATCCAGTGGCAggatatacttaaaaaatacgAATATGTTCAATCAAGTCTTGTTCaagtgtcttttaaaatgtaaatgatcacaaaaataaatgatcattaaTAAATGATAGCTGTTTCATATCTGAAGATAtttactatatagtatatattttcagTGCTGGACACAAATATTCTCCTTAACATTAAGAGAAGATACTGTTTTTCTAGAATGTGAGGAGAATTTTTCCATAGTCAATATGTTGTTTATTTGCCCTTAAATACTGCATCAATaatctgaaaaagagaaatagtctGATAATGGCTAGAGACTCTGTTTAGAGGCTAAGGTTTCTATCATGGACTGCTTTCAACTGTTATATTTTATGGCACAGATTCAGTGGGAATCTGATCTGCTAAAATATTTGGGCTGTGAAAACTCCCACACTGTGACAGATGTCAAGTCCAATTAAGTGACTCATGTCCAGGTTTCTGTCCAATAGGATTTCCCATTAAATatcaatttagggaaaaaaaattccatcccCCTTCTTAAGCCTTTATCTCTTCCACCATCTCCAGGCTGAATCAATTGGTACCAGGAGAGCCAAGAAGCCACACACGCATCTCTGCCTCTTTGCTCTGGCTCTCCCACCCTCTCGCGTCTTTCTCCGCTTCCCTGTCCCTGTTACTCCGGGAGACGTGCACTTTCCACCAACCTTCTCCAAGCGTCTCCAAGCCAGACTATATCTATTTTGCTGCAAGGTaaagaaaggagggggtggggtgggagatgtAAGCAAGCCTTGAAAGACTTTGAAACTGCAAATAGGTGTCTGTTTATACAACCTACAAGTaaatgaggaaagaggaagaggcaagCTTAGCCCCGAGTTACAGTATTGTGTTCCTGGGAACTGGGGAGACATCAGCTGAACAAAGccttatctcaaaaaaaaaaaaaaaaaaaaaatcacttctgagGAAGATCGCATCTCTGCCTCGCACTTCCCAGTTTCTGCTCAACCGTattaagggaaggaaaggagtcCTACTGGAACTGGGATCTTATCTTAACCATCTTTCTTATTGATTCTTCCGCTATTAGAAAGTGGAGGAATCAGTCCTTTGATGTGATTGTGTTTATCTCTGCATCTCTTTTGTTATTTATAGAGacctagaagaggaaaaaaggcaCAAGACTTTTCAAcacctcacttaaaaaaaatcaacaacgaATTTCCCGAAATGTTTGAgaacaattaaaaggaaaaggcGTTTGTGGTCTATCAACTAAGTGAACAGTCATTTATATCGTCCACAGCCCGAGATATTATCTACCCTCGCTGTGGACACCAGCGAGATGACAGCTGCTTTTTCATATTcgaatgtaataaatatttgctgcttTTAATATATTTCGGAATTTCTCCCCTCTATTCTTTGGAATTTGTAACTCTAAAAGATTGGAGAAAAGATTATCGAAAAGGCTTTTACAAGGTAAGTCTTCTTTTTTCCACCTTGGAACTAAGTTATTCATATTGCATTTACGGATGTATTTCAGttcattgttaaataaataaaatgtacccaCGACAcgttatttatgaatattttaaaaagatatctgaaGGAGAATTTAAGGGCAACCCAGGAACTTTTTAACCGAACTACAACTATGTTGTTGCTTATTGTGATTTTCCATTACTCGCCAATTTATTTATGCCCTTTCAAGCCGAATGTGCAAATGCAAGTTGTTCTACTTCATAAATGTATCTGTGAAAAGCCCGTAGGGAGTCACAAGTAGTTCACTTGgagcatttgtttttatttcgcCTTAGAGGACCTGCTTTCCTTGCAGCGCAATGAAAGCCGGCTTGTAGACAAATTCGCTCCTAGGCAAGTGCGGTGCTAGGAGCAGATCACACATCCCTGGCTTTTGTTTCTCTAGGAGCAAGCCCTCCTACTTGTCGCCGCCGCGGATTTCTCCCCCGGCGAGCGTCGCTCGGGCTGCACTCGCTGCCCCACGGCCTGGTGCTCCCCCGGCGCCTGTGGTCGGTGCGCGCCGCACCCGCGGGTGCGGACCCCTACTGCTGGCCCTTTTCTTCGAGGCCGAATCCCCCTAAGCCCCGCGGTTGTGCCCCCCTTGCCGACCCCCGCCGCCAGAAGGCGCGCGGTCGGGGTCGGAGCTCCAGGCCTTCCGAGGAGCCCGGCGAGGCGGTCTTCCAGGAGGGCGTCGATACAGGAGAGCTGAGCACTAACCAGCTCGGTCTTGGCCAGGCCGCGGCACCGCTGCAGGATCTCCACTCCGGGCGCCTGAGCACCGGCCTTCGCTCCCGGAGGGGACGCTCGAGGCGTCTCCTCCCGCCCcctgtcttcccttccctcccagcctcccctcccgCCGCGATCCGGCCGCCGGCATTTTCCCGGAAGGTGGTCTGCCGACCGCTGGGCGCATTGtctcacccccccccacacacacacagtcgcCGTTCCCCTAGGTCCCCGATGTGTGCGGCTGTCTGCGTGACAGATGGTGCTTCGGGGAGCCGAGAGGGCATAAGGGTCAATTTTCTGTAGAAAGGAGCCTTCGCGTTTGTTCAgtcattgctttgttttttcGGAGACGCCTCCGGATCCGGACCGCCTTGTCTGCCGTCTGCACTCGGGACCGGGGCGCATCTCCCGCGCGGGGCGCCCTCCTCAGCCGCGGCCGCCCCGCACTCCCCAAACCAGCGTGAGGGCCACAGGCGCCGCTGCCTCCGGCTGCTGGGTCTAAGGCCCTCGGGGCAGGAGCGCCGTCAGCGTCTCCCCACCCCACGTAAACCCCAGAAGTGCCCGCCGTTCGCAATCATTCGTTTGTCGGGGAAGGGAAAGTGAGGCAGACGGCTTTGCGGAGTCGGTACTTGGCCGGAGGCGGCACGGAACGCGGTCGCAGCCTCCTGGGCCTGCCCTCTCCCCGGGGGACCAGGCCCACAGACCGCTCTCCGCCTCTCGCAGGCCGAGAAGTCAGGTCCGGGATGCGGCCGGGGCCCTGCCGGGACCTCGCTGGCCCTGGCCCCCGCCCCGTGGGGAGGTTCGGGGCTCCGGTCCCCGGGCCAGCGCCTCTCGGCTCGCTCCCTTCCCCGGGGGGGCCAGTTGCGCGGAGCGCGCCCGCctagggtggggaggggacccgGGATGCGCCTAGGGCCGACCTGGTAGGCCCTCGCCTGCTCTCTCTCGGATCCAAAGAGGACCCCGCTTccttttattgattgattttctgaCTCCCCCCTCAGCCTCCAAAATGATGCTGAGTCCGGACCAAGCCGCCGACTCGGACCACCCCAGCTCGGCGCACTCGGACCCGGAATCTTTGGGCGGCGCGGACGCCAAGGTGCTGGGCAGCGTGTCGGACCTGGAGCCCGTGGAGGAGGCCGAGGGCGACGGCAAGGGCGGCAGCCGGGCCGCGCTCTACCCGCACCCGCAGCAGCTGAGCCGAGAGGAGAAGCGCCGCCGCCGGCGCGCCACCGCCAAGTATCGCTCGGCTCATGCCACCCGCGAGCGCATCCGCGTGGAGGCCTTCAACTTGGCCTTCGCCGAGCTCCGCAAACTGCTGCCCACGCTGCCCCCGGACAAGAAGCTCTCCAAGATCGAGATCCTGCGCCTGGCCATCTGCTACATCTCCTATCTCAATCACGTCCTGGACGTGTAGAGCCTGGGGCGCGGCGGGAGGCCGCCGGTCCGGAAGCCGGGGCAGCCCCCACGGACCCGGGCGGCCGCTGTGGGCTGGCGGACGAGGCGGCGGCCCAGGCTGACGGCCGCCGGGAGAGGCCTGGACGCGGGAGGAAGCTCGCCACGCGTTCGAGTTCTCTCCGGTCAGCAGGGAGACAAGGGGTTTCCCACTCGGGAAGGTGGGGTTGTCTGCCGAGTCTGGGGTTTGCGGGGGGCATTTTCCCGGCCAGGCGTGCCTCCTGGAGGCACCCGAGACGCACCGCCTCCAGGCCTCCCCTCCGTGTGTTAGGATCCCTTTAAGCGTGGTTGCTTTAGCTCAGTGGAGACTTTTGAGTTCTCCTACATTTATCTCCCACAGATCTTCATGTTTTGAAAGGATGAGGGCAGAAGCTCAGAGTAAAGACTCTTTAACTTTAGACTATCTGGGATTTTTCTAATTGACAAATCACCTAACATTTGGAGGCTTTGGGAAGGACCGTCATCCTCCAGTGTAAGAGATTTAAGGCACGGAAAGGTGGAACAGGAAAGTGTCCATTCTGCTGTGAAAAGGAAGTTATATTGGAATccaaataaaacagacaaacccTCGATATTGGTAAGCTCAAAAGATATATTGAGAATAGACACACTGTGGGAAGATTTGAGCTGGGTGAGATTTTACTCCAAGGTATGACACTGATGTAGACGAGAGAATCcatatttaaatggaaattttaatatcTGATTGCTTTTTCAGGCAAAGTGCCCCTTTATATATCCAAAAACATCTATTTGTGACCTTAAACATGTGGACCCATAGGTGCAGTTAGAAAAAGacaacctatttttatttatgttagaaGGAGTAGAGTATTTTTttcaagacatttatttttcagagtggtGATAATTTTACTTTGGATACTCTGTGCCAATTTATTTATAGTCAAGTGTTTACACTTTTTCCTGTGGAATAATTATGTCTAACTTTTTACGTGTTTGTTGAGATTATACTGTGGTCTTTCTTTTTGCTCTAATTATATTGCACTTGTATAACAAATTTCCCACTTCTCCCTGTttctaaacatattttatatattaagatgTTTGTTCTTGAAAGGTTCTTTTGTTGTGAGATCAGCAACACTAGCACTTCActattatagttttttaaaaaaaagtaagtgttgTTATTCTTATCTGTAGTTATGTCTGAAAAGTACTTTACAAGCTGTTTATAAGGAGAGtagcttctgtgtgtgtgtgtgtgtgtgctgtttgtGCGTGGGATGATTTTAGGAAATTaagttattttcctaaaaaaatttcaaaactacTTTCCTCTGtgacaaccaaaaagaaaagtctatAACCTGAAAATGTTTCATGTTCTCAGCTGTGAAACTCTTAAAACAAGGAGTGTATTTTagagacaagggaaaaaaaaaaaaaaaacgcatctGCTATCCAAAGATTTTAgtctttttcagggtttttttgtgtctctgttgctttatataatgcaatattttGTAGTGAAAATAGATATAATCTGGTTTCTATCTGACAAGTTTTTCATATCTCATGAATGGTGCGCTGTTTTGCATATAAATAAAGGTATCAAATCAAGTCCTCTCCTTTACTTAAAGCATACtgtctaaaaataataaacatacttGTTGAGCATGAAATACCTTAATGGACACAgtccttaaaaaggaaatagttaaaaaaatcacaacctccctcccccccaccaaatctTAAGATGTTTGTGTGTTCAGATACTTGATGCTTTTCCTAAAGTTGGATCCTAACCACTCTGTTATAGCTGTTCCACATATGATGGTGACATAAATCACGTTTGTCTGAAATGAGAAGTAAATTACagtgtttatataaaaatattacttgaatCATGGATTCTTTTGGCCTAAAAAGAATTtagggaactgaggcccagggaggttgaATGCCCTGCACTAGATCCCATGGCTACTTACTGGCAGTAACAAGACCCCACGATGATGACACTCAGTCCTCATGGCACTTATTAAGAAAAAGGTGTATACTGCAGCACTCAAACATCTGATTAGGACATCGATTTAAGACATGACACCtgcaaacaagaaacaaattaaGTCCTGGACCAACCTTGGTCGTCTACTAAAGCCTGTAAAAATATGAAACTGTCTATAAGCAGAACACATGAATAACTTTAAAACTCCATAATAAacagacatatacatacatatacactcaCATATAGACTATTATGAGCTATGAGTCTACATCACACCAAATCTCTGATTGCCAAGTAAGACGTGTAATTACATGGATACTTGGTTTTATGCCTATGCAGCATCTGGGATTATGagcattttttcaattttcaccCAGGTACCTTGTAATCAGGTTCACAGCTACCCAGTGAGACTTCATTCTCTTCTTCACATGGAGGTAGATGCTTAGTAGGAATACACTTTCTACAGCCGGAAAAGGAATGGTGCCTTCTTTGGCTTTGTATTTGGAGTCCTGGCCACGCAGCCCTGGATGATTAACCCAGCCTCCAGACGTGCTGTCTTTGGAGGGACTGTTTGGATTGAGATCCTCCCACCTTTAGGAGCGGTCCCAGTCCTGATAGTGCTTCTCTATGACACTATAGAAAAATTAGCCCTGCTCCTATACCATAGAAATGGAGTCAACTTCTAACCTCTAAAAACCTTCTGAGCGGTTTCCTTTTCCCGGTTTATGAGCGCAATTTCCAAGTGACCTACACAGACCTCCCGGTGACGTCTAGGAAGAAAGTTTTAactcaccccccccaccaccagacTATGGCCCTCACCCTCGGTGTTAACCTACAGTGGACAAGGACAAGGGGCAAGGCACAACATCCCTTCCCAGCTACATGGCTCCAGAGATGCCAGGAGAGAAGCTTTGCAATGTCATTTCAGATCCAAGGCTGTGCAGCACCCCgcaaaagagaaagggagcactGTGGCACTCTGCTAGACAGAGGGTAACTGACTCATCCCTGGAGTATGGCAGGGACTCAGTGGCTGTTCAGCCACAGGTAAGAGAGTAATGATTCTTCTCTGAATAATGACGGTGAGCATTCATTCttacatacaataaatatttattgcggacctactgtgtgccgggcacTGTTCTATTAGATGCTGAACATAGAGCAGCAGGTGAGATAAAGTCTAGAGAAGAGCAGTACCTGGCAACAAATAGATAAACAGTACTTAATTTCAAGTTCTGCTCAGTGCTAtgtagaaaaacaaagcaggataaAGAAAGAGACAGTAGCAGTAGAGGGTGCTGCTAAGGATATGATTTTAGGGCTTTTAAGGAAGGCCTCTTAGAAGAGGTGGAGACTGGGATCTGCCTCACTGGCAGCGTCCAAGGTTGCTGCTGCTTGTGGTACCCTGTCTTCTCACATCCTATTACCATGTCCTGTGCTTATGCCACCAAAATCAGCCCCAGCCGATCTCTTGCCATGCCCCACTGGCAGCGGCCTCATCCTTCACCCCCAGCTTGCTCTCTCCTTACACAGACTGGGGACCACAGTCCCTTCGGCTGCTCCTTGGACCTTCTGCCCTCTGTCCCAGCTGCCCAACAACTGGCCAGGGCATCGCCACTCCCCAGAAAACCTAGCCCCACACGGCCCAGCCAACAAGGCCACCTGTGCTGAGTATTTCTACGTCAAGATAGCTGCTTCACTTCTGCCACCGTCCAGAGACATCCCAAGAAAAGTGACTAAATTCTTGAGCAAAAACCCGTCCcttgcagggagagggcaggggagggtgagCAGCTGAGAGATGGGTAGTGGGATGGATTAGGAAAGGAAGAGCAGACTGAAGACAGGTGGTacatacagaaaagaaatagggCTGCATGGAGGAGAGAAAGCCTGCTTTCTGTATGAAACCTGCTCTTCGGGCTTCCTCCGGTGACCCTGCCTTAGGACCACGTTGTCTGCTACGATGAAGTGCAGAGCAAGCCTCTGGACTGCTGTGATGTAACCAGTTCCCATCACTGCCATCTGTCTCTGGATGCCAATCTTCCTCCTACTGAGGTCGGGGGGAGGCAAGGCATAAGGGACAGGGGACACCAATTCAAGGGCATGTATAGCCGATACCATTCCCAGGGCTCTTGCTCATGTTGGGATAGTAGGAGCACTAACAGCTAACATACAGTCAGTGTGTATTGCGTGCTTACCGAGTTAAGGCCTTAGCATgcattattatctcatttaattctcacagccaCCCAACTAGGTAGGTACTGTGACCATCTCCACTTAGCAaaggagcaaactgaggcttacagaaaTTACATAACTTGCTCAGGGTCATGAAACCATGTTTGTTGGTTTCATGAAGTGCATACCTTTAGGGGTCATACTCAAAAGTTTTCCTTTGCCAAAGGGTGGCCATGCCATGCATGCACCTTACCTTTGGCCCTAGCACCCCTTCTCCCCATCGATGAGCTTAGGAGAagcttcagttcaagtcatgccTGAGGCGTGCAAGTCCCACAACCAAGAGGGAGGCTAAGACTGAGTCTGTTCTCTGCCTGCCAAGTCCAGCATGTGCTGGAGCTTGGAACTAAGCTgctgagaggcagaggaagccTCTTCCTACATTGAGGGAAGACACTGCAGGCTCGTGGCAGCCCTGCACTGGCTCTTCCTGAAGGAGACTGGAGCTAAGCCGACACTGTCTGAGACATTACTATTCACCACCTGCTCTTCTGTCTACCCCACCCACGACTCCTTAGCACACTGAGGTCCATTCTCACGCTGCCCTGAGAAACATCTTTCAAAGTTAGCATGCCATTCCCTGCCTGAAAGCGCTTCTCGCCTTCCCACTGCTTATAAATAAAGCTCAAGTTCTTTCTCCAGGCATAGAAATCTTTCACAAACTTGTTGTAGATACTCTGTAGCATAGCATCACCTTTAGCCACTCTCCTTCAAGTTAAACGTTCCTGACAAATTTagatttcctctcttccctggacATGCCTGGTCCTGTCTAACCTGTGCTGTTGCTCTTATTCTCTTTCTGCCTAGACTGTTTTTCCTCCATTCTTATTTTTTGCCCGAAAATTCCAAGTATTCCATGGTCACCCAACTCAAATGTAAACACTACAAaactttcctctgtttctttgggCAGCATTAGCTGCTCTGTTCTCTGAATCCCCTATATAAACTTCATTATACCAGAATTTACTTGTTTCTCCTATCCCTGTGTTTGAGACCCAGGAGTCTGGAACCAGGTCTAGACTCTGGCTCCAACTCATTTTACATGTGTGATGTTGAATACGATActatgcttcttcttcttcttcttctttttttttttaaagattttatttatttatttgacagagagagatgacaagcaggcagagaggcaggcacagagagaggaggaagcaggctccctgctgagcagagagcccgatgtggggctcgatcccaggaccctgagatcatgacctgagctgaaggcagcggctcaacccactgagccacccaggcgccccattactATGCTTCTTTAAGCTGCCATTTTCTGATGTGTAGTATGGGAGGATATATGCACCTGTCTCAACTCTACGTTTCTATAGGTTAATGGAGAGTGCTTGCCAGTATAGAAGGAATACAGTAAGAGCTGGATGATCGTGAGCTATTATAATTACTGTTCCATTTATAGCGTGCATAGGAAGTTGTATACAATAgcctaaaaataatacattaataattcATTAATGTGTTAATGATCTGTGGTCTCCATCAACGGTATTTATCGGCATATGACATATAAGCAGTTCTACAAAAAGTCTACAAAAAGTAGTTCTACAAAAAGGTCTGTCCTCTAAGAAAACGCCGCAGGTAAGTAACTAGGATGTGAGagaataaaacacagaaacagagattCAAAGTCATGTACCTGTCTgcatccccaccccactccatgtGGGAGGCCTGCCttacactttttctcttttcctcgtGGTTTTCCCCTGGGCACTGATGCTGTCATAGCATGTCCCACTATGGGAGAGCGGTCAGGAGCGTGGACTCTGACAGAGATTGCTTGTGTTTGAGCCCCAGCTCTTCTACTAATTGGCTTTGGCCCTGAACAAATAATTGAGTTCTCTGCCTTGattttttcacctgtaaaatgggggtgattaGTTGTCCCCATCCTGTAGCATTGTTAGGAAGGTTAATTGAGTTAATtcatgtaaaacacttagaacatgTCTGGTGTATGTTAAGAGCTCCACAGCAC encodes the following:
- the NHLH2 gene encoding helix-loop-helix protein 2, with protein sequence MMLSPDQAADSDHPSSAHSDPESLGGADAKVLGSVSDLEPVEEAEGDGKGGSRAALYPHPQQLSREEKRRRRRATAKYRSAHATRERIRVEAFNLAFAELRKLLPTLPPDKKLSKIEILRLAICYISYLNHVLDV